A single Amphiura filiformis chromosome 19, Afil_fr2py, whole genome shotgun sequence DNA region contains:
- the LOC140141393 gene encoding uncharacterized protein, translating into MRVFGCFLLACLAIGAYGDALVDLEPLEERLLIDLLEARNRDLLEARNEEDLDADDANDDKRQDLLEKRRGGGSGPPNIQCNARNNGRNRTTPYPMNCTDNCQTCTLACENVASWTWTAQEDCPSYLEIYRPDVCKDQHGGVYLPIADIGQGVAGIGQALHFFVLQLVIDECNILACDDPLYTSEHLCLKTYVGGEKSLRISGGLVPLFLPFIKPCATTPLTTPTPTHPPPPAP; encoded by the exons ATGCGTGTGTTTGGATGTTTCCTGTTAGCCTGCCTTGCCATTGGGGCCTATGGAGATGCATTG GTTGACTTGGAGCCGCTAGAGGAACGCCTTTTGATAGATCTTCTTGAAGCGAGAAATAGAG ATCTTCTTGAAGCGAGAAATGAAGAAGATTTAG atgctgatgatgctaatgatgacaagAGACAA GATCTCCTTGAGAAAAGAAGAGGAGGTGGCTCAG GACCACCAAATATACAATGTAACGCAAGAAACAACGGAAGAAATCGTACAACCCCATACCCCATGAACTGCACAGATAATTGTCAGACATG TACACTTGCATGTGAGAACGTTGCTTCGTGGACGTGGACAGCACAAGAGGATTGCCCTAGCTACTTGGAGATCTACAGGCCCG ATGTTTGTAAAGATCAACATGGCGGCGTTTACCTTCCAATAGCAGATATAGGCCAAG gtGTTGCAGGCATTGGACAAGCGTTACATTTTTTTGTTCTTCAACTCGTGATAGACGAATGCAACA TTCTGGCATGTGACGACCCATTATACACATCGGAACATTTGTGTCTAAAAACATATGTAGGTGGCGAGAAATCTCTGCGGATTAGCGGCGGATTGGTTCCGTTGTTTCTCCCATTCATCAAACCATGTGCCACTACCCCTCTCACTACCCCTACCCCTACCCATCCCCCTCCCCCTGCCCCGTAA